GGGGTGCTGGTCAAGCTGATCGACGAGCTGAACCATGCGCTGGGCATTACCTGCATCGTGGTGTCGCACGACGTGCCGGAGGTGCTGAGCATCGCCGACTACGCCTACATCGTGGCCGACAACCGGGTGATCGCCGAAGGCACCACACAGCAATTGCAGAACAATCCTGATGCGCGCGTGCGCCAGTTCCTGGATGGTATAGCGGATGGGCCGGTGCCGTTCCGCTATCCGGCCGGGGATTATCAGACCGAACTGCTAGGCTTAGGGAGTAAATAAGCTCATGTTATTAAGAGCGTTAGCGTCGTTGGGGCGCAGTGGCATCAACACCAGCGCCAGCTTCGGCCGCGCCGGGTTGATGCTGTTCAACGCGTTGATTGGCCGGCCGGAACCCGGCAAGCAGTGGCCGCTATTGTTGAAACAGCTCTACAGCGTCGGCGTGCAGTCGCTACTGATCATCATGGTCTCCGGGCTGTTTATCGGCATGGTGCTGGGCCTGCAGGGCTATATCGTGCTCACCACCTACAGCGCCGAGGCCAGCCTTGGCATGATGGTGGCGCTGTCGCTGCTGCGCGAGCTGGGGCCGGTGGTCACGGCGCTGCTGTTCGCCGGCCGCGCCGGTTCCGCACTCACGGCGGAAATCGGCCTGATGAAGGCGACGGAGCAGATCTCCAGCCTGGAAATGATGGCGGTCGATCCGCTGCGGCGCATCGTGGCGCCGCGCTTCTGGGCCGGGCTTATCAGCATGCCGCTGCTGACCATCATCTTCGTGGCGATCGGCATTTGGGGCGGTTCGGTGGTCGGCGTGGACTGGAAGGGCATCGACAGCGGCTTCTTCTGGTCGGCGATGCAGGGCGCCGTGGAGTGGAAAAAAGATCTGCTCAACTGCCTGATCAAAAGCGTGGTATTCGCCATTACCGTAACCTGGATTGCCATTTTCAATGGGTACGACGCCGTGCCTACCTCTGAAGGGATTAGCCGGGCGACGACGCGTACCGTGGTGCATTCGTCACTGGCGGTGTTGGGATTGGATTTCGTGCTGACCGCACTGATGTTTGGGAATTGATTCGATGCAAACGAAGAAGAGTGAAATCTGGGTTGGGGCATTTATGCTGATCGCGCTGTGCGCCATCGTGTTTATCTGCCTGCAGGTGGCGAACCTTAAATCGATCGGCAGCGAGCCGACCTACCGCATTTACGCGACGTTCGACAACATCGGCGGCCTGAAACCGCGTTCGCCGGTGAAAATTGGCGGCGTGGTGATCGGCCGCGTGGCGGACATCGAACTCGATTCGAAAACCTACACGCCGCGCGTAGCGCTGGATATCCAGAAAAAGTACGACCAAATCCCGGATACCAGCTCGCTGGCGATCCGCACCTCCGGCCTGCTGGGCGAGCAATATCTGGCGCTTAACGTGGGCTTTGAAGATCCTGATATGGGCACCACCATCCTGAAAGATGGCGGCACCATTCAGGACACCAAATCAGCCATGGTTCTGGAAGACCTGATCGGCCAGTTCCTGTATAAAAGCGGCGGTCAGGACAGCGCCAAATCGGGAGACGCGGCCGCTGAGCCGGCTGCCGGCGCCGCACCGCAACCCGCTGTTCCAAATCATTAAGAGAGGATACCTGCATGTTTAAACGTTTACTGATGGTGGCTCTGCTGGTGGTTGCACCGCTGGCGAGCGCAGCCGACCAAACCAATCCCTACAGCATGATGCAAGAAGCGGCGCAGAAGACTTTCAGCCGTTTGAAGAACGAACAGCCGAAGATCAAGCAGGACCCGAACTACCTGCGTGCCATCGTGCATCAGGAACTGATGCCGTTCGTGCAGGTGAAATACGCCGGCGCGCTGGTGCTGGGGCGTTACTACAAAGAGGCAACGCCTGCGCAGCGCGAAGCTTACTTCACCGCCTTCCAGGCTTACCTGGAGCAGGCTTACGGCCAGGCGCTGGCGATGTATCACGGCCAGACTTACCAGATCGCGCCTGAACAGCCGCTGGGCAATGCCGACATCGTGGCTATTCGCGTCACCATCATCGACAACGGCGGCCGCCCGCCGGTGCGTCTGGATTTCCAATGGCGCAAGAACAGCAAAACCGGCTACTGGCAGGCGTATGACATGATCGCCGAAGGCGTCAGCATGATCACCACCAAGCAAAATGAGTGGGCGTCTACGCTGCGTACTCAGGGCATCGACGGCCTGACCAAGCAGCTGCAGGCCGCCGCCGCGCAGCCTATCACGCTGGACAAGAAAAACTGATGTCGGCAGCGCTCAGCTTCGAATCAGAGCGGCAGACGCTGATCCTGCGCGGTGAACTGGACCGGGAAACGCTGCAGCCGCTGTGGCGGCAGCGCGCCGCGCTGATGGCGGATAAAACCGCGATCGACGTGGCGCAACTGCAGCGCGTGGACTCCGCCGGGCTGGCGCTGTTGCTGCATCTGCAGGAAGAGCAGCGCCAACGCGGCGTAGCGCTGAAAATTTTCGGCGCTACCGAGCGCCTGAAAACGCTGATCGCGCTCTACAACCTGCAGGCGATAATGCCTGTCGATACCGCCGGTTAGCGGCGTTTTACGCCGCTCTTGCGTGGTAAAACGATACAAAGCCCCTGTTATGCAGGGGCTTTTTCTTTAGTTTAAGAAAACATCGTATTCCACTAAGATACTAGGCTGTTTATGATCCTTTAGCGGCAGAACTGGATACTATGGAAACCAACGAGATTAAAGACGTGCTGATGCAGGCATTGGCACTGGATGAAGTACATGTGACGGGCGACG
Above is a window of Serratia nematodiphila DZ0503SBS1 DNA encoding:
- the mlaC gene encoding phospholipid-binding protein MlaC translates to MFKRLLMVALLVVAPLASAADQTNPYSMMQEAAQKTFSRLKNEQPKIKQDPNYLRAIVHQELMPFVQVKYAGALVLGRYYKEATPAQREAYFTAFQAYLEQAYGQALAMYHGQTYQIAPEQPLGNADIVAIRVTIIDNGGRPPVRLDFQWRKNSKTGYWQAYDMIAEGVSMITTKQNEWASTLRTQGIDGLTKQLQAAAAQPITLDKKN
- the mlaD gene encoding outer membrane lipid asymmetry maintenance protein MlaD codes for the protein MQTKKSEIWVGAFMLIALCAIVFICLQVANLKSIGSEPTYRIYATFDNIGGLKPRSPVKIGGVVIGRVADIELDSKTYTPRVALDIQKKYDQIPDTSSLAIRTSGLLGEQYLALNVGFEDPDMGTTILKDGGTIQDTKSAMVLEDLIGQFLYKSGGQDSAKSGDAAAEPAAGAAPQPAVPNH
- the mlaB gene encoding lipid asymmetry maintenance protein MlaB, with amino-acid sequence MSAALSFESERQTLILRGELDRETLQPLWRQRAALMADKTAIDVAQLQRVDSAGLALLLHLQEEQRQRGVALKIFGATERLKTLIALYNLQAIMPVDTAG
- the mlaE gene encoding lipid asymmetry maintenance ABC transporter permease subunit MlaE, with protein sequence MLLRALASLGRSGINTSASFGRAGLMLFNALIGRPEPGKQWPLLLKQLYSVGVQSLLIIMVSGLFIGMVLGLQGYIVLTTYSAEASLGMMVALSLLRELGPVVTALLFAGRAGSALTAEIGLMKATEQISSLEMMAVDPLRRIVAPRFWAGLISMPLLTIIFVAIGIWGGSVVGVDWKGIDSGFFWSAMQGAVEWKKDLLNCLIKSVVFAITVTWIAIFNGYDAVPTSEGISRATTRTVVHSSLAVLGLDFVLTALMFGN